Proteins from a genomic interval of Crassostrea angulata isolate pt1a10 chromosome 7, ASM2561291v2, whole genome shotgun sequence:
- the LOC128155722 gene encoding mitochondrial import receptor subunit TOM70-like: MAAARQVGMEVSAENSNDAWPKWKIGLAVGAPIAVVLGGLWYVRRRRRNQTKKNKDENKSRTETQKPKAANSPSRNVPENSEKELSPSEKAQAEKNKGNKYFKGGKYDQAISCYTNAIQICPEGDKESLSTFYHNRAAAYEKLKNTKMVIEDCNEALRLNPKYQKALTRRATACEQSGDLTQALEDVTAVCILEGFQNPQSLVTADRVLKSLGQAKAKEEFKKRKPTMPSKHFIRTYLNSFLNDPVINESKALMSQQNGHSDETGAYQQALQKLGAEEFEGIIDLCTKEISENTQKATEARLLRGTFYFLCNQQKEALEDFNQVLAAELLDKRMKVNALIKRGSLSIQQEKNTAGLDDFATAIRIDPDNVDVYHHRGHHNIQMDRIEDAIRDLENAISKCTTFAPSHVQKSFADHKKAASQLMGMNLPLPQSVLQSYKNCVDMFPDYGDARALYAQALGDAGKFEEADREFSKAIELEPDNATALVHRGLLQLQWKQNMKEATAIINKAIELDPKCEYAYEVLGTLEVQKGPGSMEKAVELFQKAISLSRTESEMAHLFSLSDAAKAQLNVAKKLGINLPGLGAMSS, from the exons ATGGCAGCCGCCAGACAAGTCGGCATGGAAGTATCTGCTGAAAACAGTAATGATGCTTGGCCAAAATGGAAAATCGGACTGGCAGTTGGCGCACCTATCGCAGTAGTGTTGGGAGGTTTATGGTATGTAAGGAGACGCAGAAGAAACCAAACCAAAAAGAATAAGGATGAAAACAAAAGTAGAACAGAAACCCAGAAACCGAAAGCAGCGAATTCACCAAGCCGTAATGTTCCAGAAAACTCTGAAAAg GAACTGTCACCTAGTGAGAAAGCACAGGCAGAGAAGAACAAgggcaataaatattttaaaggtgGAAAATATGACCAGGCCATTAGTTGCTATACAAATGCAATTCAGATTTGTCCAGAGGGAGACAAGGAATCATTGTCCACATTTTACCATAACAGAGCCGCAGCCTATGAAAAACTG aaaaatacaaagatgGTGATAGAGGATTGTAATGAAGCTCTCCGTCTCAACCCTAAATATCAGAAAGCACTGACAAGGCGAGCAACAGCTTGTGAACAAAGTGGGGATTTGACACAGGCCTTAGAGG atgttacAGCAGTATGCATCTTGGAAGGCTTCCAGAACCCCCAGTCTCTGGTGACAGCTGACAGAGTCCTAAAATCCTTGGGACAGGCCAAGGCCAAAGAAGAGTTCAAG AAGAGGAAGCCTACGATGCCCTCTAAACATTTTATTCGTACGTACCTTAATTCCTTCCTGAATGACCCAGTTATAAACGAATCTAAGGCCTTGATGTCACAACAGAATGGCCACTCTGATGAGACTGGTGCATATCAACAGGCCCTACAAAAACTTGGGGCCGAGGAGTTTGAGGGGATCATAGATCTCTGTACCAAGGAAATCTCAGAAAATACCCAGAAGGCAACTGAAGCAAGGCTCCTAAGGGGAACATTTTACTTCCTGTGTAACCAGCAGAAGGAGGCTCTGGAAGATTTTAACCAGGTCTTGGCAGCAGAACTCCTAGATAAGAGA ATGAAGGTCAACGCCCTGATCAAGAGAGGAAGCCTGTCCATACAACAGGAGAAGAATACCGCTGGATTGGATGACTTTGCCACTGCCATCCGGATTGATCCAGATAATGTGGATGTCTATCATCACAGGGGGCAT CACAATATTCAGATGGACAGAATCGAGGATGCCATCAGAGACCTAGAGAATGCCATCAGTAAATGCACAACATTTGCCCCCTCTCACGTCCAGAAATCCTTCGCTG ACCATAAGAAAGCAGCATCCCAGTTGATGGGGATGAACCTTCCCCTCCCCCAGTCTGTTCTACAGTCCTACAAAAACTGTGTGGACATGTTCCCAGACTACGGAGATGCCAGGGCTCTATATGCTCAG GCTCTCGGTGACGCAGGAAAGTTTGAGGAGGCTGATAGAGAATTCAGTAAAGCCATTGAACTTGAACCAGACAATGCTACAGCTCTTGTACACAGAGG GTTGTTGCAACTTCAATGGAAACAGAACATGAAGGAGGCTACAGCCATTATTAACAAAGCCATTGAACTGGATCCCAAATGTGAATACGCGTATGAGGTTCTCGGAACTCTAGAGGTCCAGAA GGGACCAGGCAGCATGGAGAAGGCAGTGGAGTTGTTCCAGAAAGCCATATCTCTGTCCAGGACCGAATCAGAAATGGCACATCTCTTCTCCTTGTCTGATGCTGCCAAAGCTCAGTTAAATGTGGCCAAGAAGCTCGGAATTAACCTTCCTGGTCTTGGGGCAATGAGCAGTTGA